The Bicyclus anynana chromosome 4, ilBicAnyn1.1, whole genome shotgun sequence DNA window AAACTGTCtttattcaaaaacattttggTATTAATCAAATTTCAGGGTTCTGTATTGGATTCAGCTGTAGAAGTACTGCTTCACAGACTACGGGGACTCTGTGATAATGTTGACGCCGGTCCGGAGACTTTTGATGATCAGGAGGTTTGCTTCATATTGCGGGATCCTAATCAGCAGGTACACTATTTTGTCCTTTTAAAATGTACAATATTGTCAGCAATATAatgatacatttatattattatggatTGGGAAAATCCATaacaatataaatgtaaaagcaagtctgtttgtctgttattGTTTCACAGCTAAACTGCTGACCTGATTTGTATggaatttggtatagagataactTGGACCTTGGAACTAACAAATTCTACTTGTTTATCCTGGAAAAGTTCATTAATCCTGTGTGATTTGTAAATACAGAATATTAAGCGAATTGAGCTGTCAGACACTTATAAGTACAGACTATAAATTTTAAGAGCAACTTAGGGTAGACTGAAGAAAATTGgtgtaacatttaattttacatagcaatttttttagaagaaagtaTCACTCTTATAAGATTTATGCAATTGTGGGCGTTCTGAAGATTTGTAATTAAGGAATATCCTatcatgtatgtatgttgttTATGTCAAAAGATTTAGACAGCTAGCTTCCACGCAGCTTGATGATCCATAAGGagtaacaaataacaatttttaggCACTACCCTCAATGCTGCGAGTGCGGAAAGCATTAGATGCAAGAGACATGCCTTACCAGCTGCGGTATATTGGACAAGCTGATGGTGAAAAGAATAGACCAACGGTCCTGAGGAGTGTGTTGGACATAGCCTGTAGTGGAATGCTGTTTGAGTTTCTCAATGAACTGGGTTGTAGAATTGAGTATGAATATAGTGTCAAAGGTAAACTTAATTCATACatcacttaaaaataaatacaatcaaCAATTTCTCTAATAATGGCCTAGTAAtggttttattttgatattctaTAAAAGTCATCACttggttaaaattaaaaaagtactaattttttttttcagagtaTAGCAAAACATATGTATAAATCACACATTCATAACAAACTTCTGCTAAGTAACACCTGCTTCTAAATAATATCTAGTGTTTCTGAGCTTTTGAACATCCCTTGGTTTTGATTACCTTAAAAACAAATGTTGTCCAATTGCAAAAATATCACCTTATATTTGTCTCATGCAGCgaaagagagcaatattttgatcaatttatatttttttgattttgcttTGTCTATATTGTCTCATCATTATTGGCTGTGTTTATTCAATCAATGGTTTCTATGTGCACCAGACAGAACAGAATACTCAATTGCTTAAGGACATTGTaatgcacaaggtttttaactagggtatgctaTAGCATAAAAAGATAATAATGTATACCACACcaacaaataaaattgtattgttgTAGGTTACATGTTCAGAAAGGGACGCATGAAGATCACAGTGGCGAAGGTATTCAAGATACCTCAGAGCTCTATGGCCCCAGAACCTATCTCGCAGAGTTACCTAGTGGAATTGTCTGTAAGCTTCTTTTTTGTGTACCAACAaaattaacaacttttaattaCCTAAAGGGGGTTTATGCATGTGgtattattgtataatattgtcattaattcatgttaataaaatacaaaagaatattaaaaatttataaaaaaaaatactcttcaCAATATGGCCGTTTCAAGAATCTTTGTATCTATCTAtcgtcataaaaaaaaatactcttcaCAATATGGCCGTTTCAAGAATCTTCGTATCTATCTATCGTCTGCTGTATCCAATCCTCAAACCAGCAGTTAAGccaaagcttcttaaggtgttggttgaagcttttcgctataagaccattgactgcaacaactatcggaacaatagttGACaaaacattccacatggcggtgatattgtcataattattatgttttatattttaggtGCTAGCTCCAACAGGCCAAGACGCAATAGGCGAAGACATGCGCGCATTCGCCGACCAACTCCGACCCCTCGTGCAGTTGGACAAAATCGACTACAAACGTCTGAGCCACATGGCCGTCACATAGCCAATGTTTCCTACTTAGGCTGCCTTTGTACGTATCACTAACTTATCGATGATACGCATAAAGACTGCCTTGGTGATCGGAAGTGTTAATAAAAGTGGATGCTGCGAATTGTAAAGACATTTtacttaatgtattttatattattactatctTATGTGTAATTTTACTCAGTGTgtgtataataaaatgtatttcattAAGGATAAGAAATGcgttaaataacaataatacaaaatttaagatAAGCAATGCGTTGTATTCGATAATCTTAAATGAAACAACTTTTAACTTCGTAACAAGACGACATAATGTAGAGCAAGGAGGAGGCAAATGTatgcaatttttataatatatctttattatatttttaattagagcTCAAAGGTATCTATTGAAAAACTGTAtatactttttagggttccggtaaCGTACCTTaagcattatttttatatttgcacccttataaataacataacagGACGCGAATGTTTGTAATGCTGGCTTGTTTGAACGAATAGCAATttcaaacaatttaatttaatgtttttatatttttgtcattatttgatttcgtattttttgtttatttacacaaaatcatAATATGACTAGCTCGCGCTTTATTATCGcatataaaagtatgtttcttccTCTTAAAAAATCTTAACCATCTACTatgtatattacgagtataagtttttactttttaaaaatatattataagcaGCTCATTTGGGGTTTTCCATTATTTTAcataggtttttttaataatttaaatttataaaactattGATGAGCAACTTAACTCTAAATTGATGATTTGTTAACTACTATATTGGaaaatctttaataaaaattctagttaatataaaaaagttacattatattttttgtactgtAAAATACATTCTGATAATGTAAAAGTTACATTGCATTTTTTGTACTGTAAAATACATCCTGATatccaaaaataaattttttcgTGTTTTAGAAATTcgtattaaaaaattacttaattaaaagcCGTAAAATTACTTTTCAGCGAACGAAATCTGGATTCTTTTTTGAGTTAATTATGACCAAATGGTCTTCACCATAATCATAGTCCTCACGCTTCAGGCCGTGAACATAAGCAAAATTGCCGAAATACAgacaattttcataatttaacttaatgaaatctgaaaatacaaaaataataaattaatttccatatccatagtattataaaaaaactactcaaccgattttcatgaaacgtAGGTTTGTTATTGTGCGGGTATGAAgccgtgcgcgcggggcatcgctacccctccCGGCCCTCGCGGACtgtcaggagtgttacgaacgaatttgccaatttttttaataacgatAAGGCAAAACGTTTGCCGGGTAGtaactattaaaaatacaaaagtaaattTGTCTGTTACGTTTTCACGGATAATCTGCTGAACCAATTcatgaattttggtatttacATAAATGGGATCAAATAGAACTGCCTATACCTACTTtttgaaactaaaataaaaataaagattgttTGTGTGGAAGTCTAAATCCGTAAATTGAATctacatataaatgaaaattttaatttagggtgtactcgtaggtaggtaatattactagcagatagttcgaagaaccgatggacgttggagtcccaagatGCAAGAATAGCGACCCTctatcaggtggactgacgacatcaagctagtcgcaggGATTAGCTGAATGCAGGCTCAGTATCGAGATGTTTTAAAGTCTCTAcgaaaggtctatgtcctgcaatggatgtccatcggctgacatgatgatgatgaatattaatgtaggtaggtatcttgCCTGCCTGAGACTAAAATCTACGAATAATCTACCTGTAATAAATTA harbors:
- the LOC112055413 gene encoding mediator of RNA polymerase II transcription subunit 18 → MAANAPPMTATDSLSQAVKANIIHNQEYLLQGSVLDSAVEVLLHRLRGLCDNVDAGPETFDDQEVCFILRDPNQQALPSMLRVRKALDARDMPYQLRYIGQADGEKNRPTVLRSVLDIACSGMLFEFLNELGCRIEYEYSVKGYMFRKGRMKITVAKVFKIPQSSMAPEPISQSYLVELSVLAPTGQDAIGEDMRAFADQLRPLVQLDKIDYKRLSHMAVT
- the LOC128198058 gene encoding uncharacterized protein LOC128198058; the protein is MIVCRCGICPTYFQKLCGFDFSSNQTFIFDNICIMDLYNCIHGTDFIKLNYENCLYFGNFAYVHGLKREDYDYGEDHLVIINSKKNPDFVR